Proteins encoded together in one Neobacillus sp. FSL H8-0543 window:
- a CDS encoding reverse transcriptase-like protein, producing the protein MIEVYIDGASAGNPGPSGAGIFIKGNGKAEQFSFPLGSMSNHEAEYHAFIKALEICLEKGYSGSLVSFRTDSKLVNNAVEKEFVKNSLYSPLLKKALHLTKQFDLFFMKWIPSIENKVADELSRQAIRKNKLGEQ; encoded by the coding sequence TTGATTGAAGTCTATATTGACGGGGCAAGTGCAGGTAATCCTGGACCCAGCGGCGCGGGGATTTTTATTAAAGGGAATGGCAAGGCGGAGCAGTTTTCGTTTCCCCTTGGGTCCATGTCAAACCACGAGGCAGAATATCATGCCTTCATCAAAGCATTAGAGATTTGTTTAGAAAAAGGCTATTCAGGGTCCCTCGTTTCTTTTCGAACGGATTCAAAATTAGTCAATAATGCAGTGGAGAAGGAGTTTGTGAAAAACAGCCTCTATTCGCCCCTCCTGAAAAAGGCATTACATTTAACAAAACAGTTCGATTTATTTTTTATGAAATGGATACCAAGTATTGAAAACAAGGTTGCCGATGAACTTTCACGTCAGGCAATCAGAAAAAACAAATTGGGGGAGCAATAG
- the cydD gene encoding thiol reductant ABC exporter subunit CydD encodes MDKKTFLLMGAKPVVAGLGMLTVLQGLTIISQAYFLAKAISSLFGGDLFRDVIAELALFFLSLIARQLLTILKKNIAYHFAACTSREYRERLLQKLFALGPRFVKEEGSGQTVTLVMEGTMKFRRYLELFYLKMMNAAIIPAMVCLFILLENNRSGIILLLALPILVAFMILLGIAAKSKADSQYESYHLLSNHFVDSLRGLETLKYLGLSKKHIEKIALVSERYRKGTMATLRVAFLSSFALEFFTMLSIATVAVFLGIGLINGTMELQPALNILILAPEYFLPIREAGSDYHATLDGKNAGKKIQDILNKNILLPDQVQIADWEPKSTFSARGLSVEFLEEEKYGLKDISFSFKGSKKIGIIGESGSGKSTLIDVLSGFLTPSTGEFLINNKRLIDLSTKNWQSQLTYIPQHPYLFHNTVMNNIRFYQPEATENEVEMAAMKAGLLEVIEGLPQGMATIVGEGGQVLSGGQEQRIAIARAFLGERPVLMFDEPTAHLDIETEAELKKTMLELFENKLVFFATHRLHWMLDMDQIIVLNQGKLVETGTHEELIAKQGTYYQLVRRQMEGIS; translated from the coding sequence ATGGATAAAAAAACGTTCTTATTAATGGGAGCCAAGCCAGTGGTGGCTGGCTTGGGAATGTTAACGGTTTTACAGGGTTTAACGATTATTAGTCAGGCATATTTTTTGGCAAAAGCTATCTCCTCTCTTTTTGGGGGAGATTTGTTTCGTGATGTCATAGCTGAATTGGCGTTATTTTTTCTTTCTCTTATAGCTCGTCAACTGCTTACCATTTTGAAAAAAAATATTGCCTACCATTTTGCTGCTTGTACAAGCAGAGAGTACCGGGAAAGGTTATTACAGAAATTATTTGCTCTTGGACCTAGGTTTGTTAAGGAAGAAGGCTCAGGTCAGACTGTCACCCTGGTAATGGAAGGGACGATGAAGTTTCGTCGTTATTTAGAACTTTTCTATCTAAAAATGATGAACGCGGCAATTATTCCAGCCATGGTTTGCTTGTTCATTCTATTAGAAAATAACAGGTCAGGAATCATTTTACTTCTTGCCCTTCCGATCCTAGTTGCCTTTATGATTTTATTAGGAATAGCAGCAAAAAGTAAGGCTGACAGTCAATATGAATCCTATCATTTGCTATCCAATCATTTTGTCGATTCATTAAGAGGGTTAGAAACACTTAAATATTTAGGCCTTAGCAAGAAGCATATTGAAAAAATAGCTCTAGTCAGTGAACGATATCGAAAAGGGACAATGGCAACACTTCGAGTAGCCTTTTTGTCCTCTTTTGCCCTCGAATTTTTTACCATGCTCTCTATCGCAACAGTGGCTGTTTTTCTTGGTATTGGCTTAATTAATGGGACAATGGAGTTGCAGCCTGCCTTAAACATCCTTATCCTAGCACCTGAATATTTTCTGCCAATCAGGGAGGCAGGTTCAGATTACCATGCCACACTCGATGGTAAAAATGCAGGTAAAAAAATTCAAGATATTCTTAATAAAAATATATTGTTACCAGATCAAGTCCAGATTGCAGACTGGGAACCTAAGAGTACCTTTTCTGCCCGTGGTTTGAGTGTTGAGTTTTTAGAAGAGGAAAAGTATGGATTAAAGGATATTAGTTTTTCATTTAAGGGCTCAAAAAAAATTGGCATTATTGGTGAAAGTGGTTCAGGGAAATCTACCTTGATTGATGTATTAAGCGGATTCTTAACACCCTCTACAGGTGAGTTTCTTATCAATAATAAAAGGTTAATTGATTTATCAACAAAAAACTGGCAAAGTCAATTAACCTATATCCCCCAACATCCTTATTTATTCCATAATACAGTAATGAATAATATTCGCTTTTACCAGCCAGAAGCAACAGAAAATGAGGTGGAAATGGCGGCAATGAAAGCAGGTCTGCTTGAAGTGATTGAAGGCTTGCCACAAGGAATGGCGACCATTGTTGGTGAGGGCGGGCAAGTGTTAAGCGGAGGTCAAGAACAGCGGATTGCAATTGCTCGGGCATTCTTAGGAGAGCGGCCGGTGTTAATGTTTGATGAACCCACGGCCCATTTAGATATTGAAACGGAAGCCGAATTAAAAAAGACCATGCTAGAACTATTTGAAAATAAACTGGTGTTTTTTGCTACACATCGTTTACATTGGATGCTGGATATGGATCAAATTATTGTCCTTAACCAAGGGAAGCTAGTTGAAACAGGAACACATGAGGAGTTAATCGCAAAACAGGGAACCTATTATCAATTAGTTCGAAGACAAATGGAGGGGATCTCATGA
- a CDS encoding cytochrome ubiquinol oxidase subunit I translates to MDAILLARTQFAATTIFHFFFVPLSIGLVFMVALMETLYVMKKKEVYKKMTKFWGHLFLINFAVGVVTGIIQEFQFGMNWSDYSRFVGDVFGAPLAIEALLAFFMESTFIGLWIFGWDRLSKKVHLACIWLVSFGTMLSGFWILMANSFMQVPVGFEMNNGRAEMNDFWALVTNGQLLVEFPHVITGALCTGAFFVAGVSAVNLLWKKHVDFYMKSIKIAIIIGLIGSIGTALSGHTQAKYLVGTQPMKMAAAEGIWQDTADPAPWSAFAFIDTEKHENSFEINIPYAMSFLAYSKFEGSLKGMETLQKEYSQKYDSVVGEETNYIPPVKTTYWSFRLMIGFGVAMILLSIIGVYLWRKGKIEQSSMFLKFLIPAISFPFLANTAGWIMTEVGRQPWTVFGLMTTADSISPNVSPGTILFSTIMYLLVFTILGGVMIYLMVKEIKKGPEIHHGIDLKVSTDPFNKVGA, encoded by the coding sequence GTGGATGCAATATTATTGGCAAGGACACAGTTTGCCGCGACAACCATTTTTCACTTTTTCTTCGTGCCGCTTTCCATAGGACTTGTATTTATGGTTGCCCTAATGGAAACATTGTACGTCATGAAAAAGAAAGAGGTCTATAAAAAAATGACAAAGTTTTGGGGGCATTTGTTCCTAATAAACTTTGCGGTTGGGGTAGTTACAGGAATTATCCAAGAATTTCAATTTGGAATGAACTGGTCGGATTACTCACGATTTGTTGGTGATGTATTTGGTGCGCCACTTGCAATCGAGGCCTTGCTAGCCTTCTTTATGGAATCAACGTTTATAGGACTTTGGATATTTGGCTGGGACCGGTTATCAAAAAAGGTCCACTTGGCCTGTATCTGGCTAGTGTCCTTTGGAACGATGCTGTCTGGTTTTTGGATATTAATGGCCAATTCCTTTATGCAGGTACCAGTCGGGTTTGAGATGAACAATGGACGTGCAGAAATGAATGACTTTTGGGCATTAGTCACAAATGGACAATTATTAGTAGAATTCCCACATGTCATCACAGGCGCATTATGTACAGGAGCCTTTTTTGTTGCTGGAGTAAGTGCTGTTAATCTTTTATGGAAAAAACATGTGGATTTCTACATGAAGTCTATAAAAATCGCAATAATTATTGGATTAATTGGTAGTATTGGAACAGCCCTAAGCGGTCACACCCAGGCGAAATATCTTGTGGGAACACAGCCAATGAAAATGGCCGCAGCAGAAGGAATCTGGCAGGATACAGCCGATCCAGCACCATGGTCAGCCTTTGCTTTTATTGATACAGAAAAACACGAAAATAGTTTTGAAATTAATATCCCATATGCAATGAGCTTTTTAGCTTATTCTAAATTTGAAGGAAGTCTTAAAGGGATGGAAACTCTTCAAAAAGAGTATAGCCAAAAATATGATTCAGTTGTCGGGGAGGAAACTAACTATATTCCACCCGTTAAAACAACCTATTGGAGTTTTCGGTTGATGATTGGTTTTGGAGTCGCGATGATTTTGTTATCGATTATTGGAGTTTACCTTTGGAGAAAAGGAAAAATTGAACAAAGTTCTATGTTCTTGAAATTTCTAATACCTGCAATTTCTTTTCCATTCCTAGCGAATACTGCTGGTTGGATTATGACAGAGGTTGGCCGTCAGCCATGGACAGTGTTTGGATTAATGACAACCGCAGACTCGATTTCACCAAATGTATCACCAGGTACGATCTTATTTTCAACAATCATGTATTTGCTTGTGTTTACCATTCTTGGTGGAGTAATGATTTACTTAATGGTAAAAGAAATAAAAAAAGGTCCGGAAATACATCATGGGATTGACTTAAAAGTGTCAACAGACCCATTTAATAAGGTAGGTGCTTAA
- a CDS encoding ribonuclease H family protein, whose amino-acid sequence MKYRVEWNYKLKGNEKILFTSDWVSAELAIQVGGELEKSGKATELYFYDEKGTSWILKEMIKLISEVEEDPHEITVYFDGGFQKETNQAGLGAVIYFRQGKKKYRIRANERIDEMETNNEAEYAAFYYALNILEELGVHHLGCEFKGDSQVVLKQLEGEWPCYEDVLNSWLDRIEEKIKALGLTPKYSPISRKDNKEADKLATQALEGKEIFAKTQIL is encoded by the coding sequence ATGAAATATCGGGTTGAGTGGAATTATAAACTAAAAGGAAACGAGAAAATACTTTTTACTTCTGATTGGGTTTCAGCTGAATTGGCTATTCAAGTTGGAGGAGAACTCGAAAAATCGGGAAAAGCGACTGAGCTGTATTTTTATGATGAAAAAGGTACATCTTGGATATTAAAGGAAATGATTAAACTAATATCAGAAGTCGAGGAAGATCCCCATGAAATTACTGTCTACTTTGATGGTGGCTTCCAAAAAGAAACAAATCAGGCAGGACTCGGGGCTGTGATATACTTCAGGCAAGGAAAAAAGAAATACAGAATTAGAGCAAATGAACGAATTGATGAAATGGAAACAAATAATGAAGCAGAATATGCAGCTTTCTATTATGCACTAAATATCCTTGAGGAATTGGGTGTTCACCATCTGGGCTGTGAATTTAAAGGAGACTCACAGGTTGTCCTAAAACAGTTAGAAGGAGAATGGCCATGCTATGAAGATGTCCTCAACAGCTGGCTCGATCGGATTGAAGAGAAAATTAAAGCACTTGGACTTACACCAAAATATAGTCCGATTTCAAGAAAAGACAATAAAGAAGCAGATAAATTAGCAACTCAGGCATTAGAAGGGAAAGAAATCTTCGCTAAAACCCAGATACTTTAA
- a CDS encoding DNA topoisomerase III, producing MKVIIAEKPDQGSTLASIFKHKKQSGFIEIFPNEIFTKGAYVTWAIGHLCQLVSPEKYEPTWKKWSLDTMPIIPEHFQYEVTKDKSKQFSIIKKLVSIPEVTEIIHAGDAGREGELIIRNILRLTNCKKPMKRLWISSLTANSIRDGFNKLLNEDHTRSLYFEAYTRACADWVVGMNASRLYSLLLQKKGFSDVFSVGRVQTPTLALIVKRELEIANFKSEPFWEVIAQFDINGKKYTGKWQNDGETRVKTKAMAEKVAAFCREKPAEVAEVVSERKEFLPPLLYNLSVLQADANKRYKFSPKKTLDVLQKLYQKGNVSYPRSDSRYVTKEEANTFPEILNKLSQKNDYQSYFPLPIQTLTDNKRYVNEKKVTDHYAIIPTEQLPNLDKLDSDEKKLYDMIVKSLIAAHYTKAISEYTTVKTLVDGRAVFQSKGKVQIEEGWRKVLQQKEAEDEPVLPKLEQGEQGQTAKVEVKESQTQPPKRYTEGQLITLMKTAGRHIEDKELEKVLSRTEGLGTEATRAGIITMLKDRQYIDVTKNLVYAKAKAMILIEAIGQEILASPEMTAKWEQKLKEISEGSFSPKNFMEQTTKMISHLISITINKSDEWVFNEELTDSFVPREYKKSKATKVGICKLCGGAVIDLGSFYGCSNYQKTGCRFSLSKKIKGKTIPQKQMKKLLTEGATELIEGFKGNEKEFSAKLKWDEKENRVQFVYS from the coding sequence ATGAAAGTAATTATTGCTGAAAAACCTGATCAAGGATCAACATTAGCTTCTATTTTTAAACATAAAAAACAAAGTGGTTTTATAGAAATTTTTCCGAATGAAATATTTACAAAAGGTGCCTACGTCACATGGGCTATTGGTCATCTCTGCCAGCTAGTCTCCCCAGAAAAATACGAGCCCACCTGGAAAAAATGGTCGTTGGATACTATGCCGATCATTCCTGAACACTTCCAATATGAAGTAACGAAGGATAAGTCAAAGCAATTTTCTATTATCAAAAAGTTAGTTTCTATTCCAGAGGTAACAGAAATCATTCACGCCGGTGATGCTGGGCGTGAAGGTGAACTAATCATCCGTAATATTTTACGGTTAACCAACTGTAAAAAGCCGATGAAGCGACTATGGATTTCTTCATTAACAGCAAATTCAATTCGTGATGGTTTTAATAAATTATTAAATGAAGATCACACAAGGAGTTTGTATTTTGAAGCCTATACACGAGCCTGTGCAGATTGGGTCGTCGGGATGAACGCTTCCCGTTTGTACAGCCTGCTTTTGCAAAAGAAGGGCTTTTCAGATGTTTTTTCAGTAGGTAGAGTTCAAACGCCCACTCTCGCGTTGATTGTTAAAAGAGAACTTGAAATTGCCAACTTTAAGTCTGAGCCCTTTTGGGAGGTCATTGCCCAGTTTGATATCAATGGCAAGAAATATACTGGAAAGTGGCAAAATGATGGGGAAACCCGTGTAAAAACTAAGGCAATGGCAGAGAAAGTAGCTGCCTTTTGCCGTGAAAAGCCTGCTGAGGTGGCAGAGGTAGTCTCTGAAAGAAAAGAATTTTTACCACCCTTACTCTATAATCTTTCTGTTCTCCAGGCAGATGCCAATAAACGTTATAAATTTTCACCAAAAAAGACACTTGATGTCCTGCAAAAGCTTTACCAAAAAGGAAATGTTTCTTACCCGCGTTCAGATTCGCGCTATGTAACGAAAGAAGAGGCAAATACTTTCCCTGAAATTCTTAACAAACTAAGCCAGAAAAATGATTATCAAAGCTATTTTCCGTTACCCATACAGACGCTTACCGATAATAAACGATATGTTAATGAAAAAAAGGTTACTGATCACTATGCTATTATTCCAACGGAGCAACTGCCAAATCTTGACAAACTGGATTCGGATGAAAAGAAACTCTATGACATGATTGTCAAGAGTTTAATTGCTGCCCATTATACAAAGGCAATTTCCGAATACACGACTGTGAAAACGTTAGTAGACGGACGAGCTGTTTTTCAATCGAAAGGAAAGGTCCAAATTGAAGAGGGCTGGCGGAAGGTCCTTCAACAAAAAGAGGCGGAAGATGAGCCAGTGCTTCCAAAATTAGAACAGGGAGAGCAGGGACAAACGGCTAAAGTGGAAGTTAAGGAAAGTCAGACCCAGCCGCCGAAGCGGTACACCGAAGGTCAACTGATAACCTTAATGAAAACGGCGGGCAGGCATATCGAGGATAAAGAACTTGAAAAAGTATTATCTCGGACGGAAGGCCTTGGAACAGAAGCAACACGGGCGGGTATCATCACGATGTTGAAGGACCGCCAATACATTGATGTAACAAAGAATCTAGTTTATGCAAAAGCGAAAGCTATGATATTAATAGAAGCGATTGGTCAAGAAATTCTCGCCTCACCGGAAATGACAGCTAAATGGGAACAAAAATTGAAGGAAATATCTGAGGGCTCTTTCTCACCTAAGAACTTTATGGAGCAAACAACTAAAATGATATCCCATTTAATTTCGATAACCATTAATAAGTCTGATGAATGGGTATTTAATGAAGAACTGACGGATTCTTTTGTCCCGCGTGAATACAAAAAATCCAAGGCAACCAAAGTTGGAATTTGTAAGCTTTGTGGCGGAGCGGTTATTGACCTCGGAAGCTTTTATGGCTGTTCCAATTATCAAAAAACAGGCTGCAGGTTCTCCTTATCGAAAAAAATTAAAGGAAAAACAATCCCACAAAAACAGATGAAAAAGCTGCTAACAGAAGGTGCAACCGAGCTCATTGAAGGGTTTAAAGGAAATGAAAAAGAATTTTCGGCGAAACTGAAATGGGATGAAAAAGAAAATAGAGTGCAGTTTGTATATTCTTAG
- the cydB gene encoding cytochrome d ubiquinol oxidase subunit II, whose protein sequence is MELSELWFVLIAVVFIGFFFLEGFDFGVGISTRVLAKNQSERTIMVNTIGPFWDANEVWLLTGGGAIFAAFPHWYATMFSGYYLPLLAVLLCLIGRGVSFEFRRKVENPKWTNTWDWVIFFGSLLPPFLLGVLFTSILRGMPIQEDMNMTAGFSDIINVYSLWGGLTVTLLSFLHGLNFLTLKTEGDIRERSAVLAKKVTLAVLGALVVFVGLSWFMTDIFEVRLVPELVLVVLIVLAYGLAYFFISTKREGLSFTMSGLGLVFTIAAIFVGLFPRVMISSINKAFDLTVYNAASGAYSLKIMTIATLTILPFVLGYTIWSYYVFRKRVTDKEHLTY, encoded by the coding sequence ATGGAATTGAGCGAATTATGGTTTGTCTTAATCGCCGTCGTCTTTATCGGCTTCTTTTTCCTTGAAGGCTTTGATTTTGGTGTAGGTATTTCAACGCGCGTTCTCGCAAAAAACCAATCAGAACGGACCATTATGGTTAATACAATTGGTCCCTTCTGGGATGCAAATGAAGTTTGGCTGTTAACGGGTGGAGGAGCAATTTTTGCAGCCTTCCCGCATTGGTACGCCACCATGTTCAGCGGCTATTACCTGCCATTGCTGGCCGTCTTGCTTTGCCTAATTGGTCGTGGTGTCTCCTTTGAATTTCGCCGTAAAGTTGAAAATCCAAAATGGACCAACACATGGGATTGGGTAATATTCTTTGGGAGCTTGCTTCCACCATTCTTATTAGGGGTTTTATTTACAAGTATACTAAGAGGAATGCCAATTCAAGAGGATATGAATATGACTGCAGGCTTTTCCGACATCATCAATGTATACTCGCTTTGGGGCGGTCTAACTGTCACCTTGCTCAGTTTCTTACATGGGCTTAACTTTCTAACACTTAAAACAGAGGGAGACATTCGCGAAAGGTCTGCAGTCTTAGCAAAAAAAGTTACTCTAGCAGTCTTAGGGGCACTTGTTGTTTTTGTTGGGTTATCATGGTTTATGACAGATATATTTGAAGTACGCTTAGTTCCAGAGCTTGTGCTAGTTGTGCTAATAGTCCTTGCTTACGGGTTAGCTTACTTCTTTATCTCTACAAAGCGTGAAGGTTTATCTTTTACAATGTCCGGACTTGGTCTAGTTTTTACTATTGCTGCTATCTTTGTGGGTCTTTTTCCAAGAGTAATGATTAGCAGTATCAATAAAGCATTCGACTTAACGGTTTATAACGCAGCAAGCGGGGCTTATTCTCTAAAAATAATGACCATTGCCACCTTAACAATTTTGCCGTTTGTTTTAGGCTATACAATATGGAGTTATTATGTATTCCGGAAAAGAGTAACCGACAAGGAGCATTTAACCTACTAA
- the cydC gene encoding thiol reductant ABC exporter subunit CydC produces MNKEKWIIPYLQQYRGLVFLAILLGSLTILFGGALMFSSGYLISKAATQPESILMVYVPIVGVRTFGIGRAVLSYVERLIGHSIVLKILSNMRVRLYKIVEPQALFLRSRFRTGDILGVLADDIEHLQDFYLKTLFPAIISLVIYTVIIVWSGVFSIPYAILLAVLIGLLVFVGPILSLLYVKAKNEQIKKGRNQLYQQFTDAVLGISDWIFSGRYSSFIERYERQERKLLEVETKKHYFVNWRDISNQIALGTIVILSIYWANGLSLRGEIAPTFIAAFGLLMLSLLESFLPISGAISETTSYRDSLKRLVVIKGNNSIIVEPADVPKDLSEITIDIKELTFGYSENVLLDNFNLKIRQGEKIAIIGRSGSGKSTLLKLLQGALIPDSGEIKLNGQDSHLLETMIPRIMAVLNQKAYLFKTSVINNIRLGNPDATEEEVFKAARMVQLNDMIMQLPKGYETNMLETGQRFSGGERQRIALARILLQETPVVILDEPTVGLDSITEAKLLNTIFETLDGKTIIWVTHHLIGVEKMDRILFLEEGKIVMEGTHNQLLKNEARYQRLYALDCPLSINE; encoded by the coding sequence ATGAATAAGGAAAAATGGATCATCCCCTATTTGCAGCAATATCGTGGCTTGGTTTTTCTAGCGATTCTGTTAGGGTCACTAACGATTCTTTTTGGCGGGGCACTGATGTTTAGTTCAGGGTACTTAATTTCAAAAGCGGCGACACAGCCTGAATCAATATTAATGGTCTATGTACCAATCGTAGGTGTTCGGACCTTTGGGATCGGCCGTGCAGTGCTTAGTTATGTGGAGAGATTAATCGGCCATAGCATTGTATTGAAAATTCTCTCAAATATGCGTGTTCGCTTATATAAAATCGTTGAGCCGCAAGCCCTGTTCCTTCGATCACGTTTTCGTACAGGAGATATTCTTGGTGTCCTGGCAGATGATATTGAACATTTACAAGACTTTTACTTAAAAACATTATTTCCAGCTATTATTTCATTAGTTATCTACACAGTAATCATTGTTTGGAGTGGCGTTTTTTCAATTCCTTATGCCATTCTGCTAGCTGTTCTAATCGGGCTGTTAGTGTTCGTAGGGCCAATCCTTTCCCTCTTATATGTTAAAGCGAAAAATGAGCAAATAAAGAAGGGGAGAAATCAGCTTTATCAACAGTTTACTGATGCAGTCTTAGGAATCAGTGACTGGATTTTCAGCGGTCGCTATTCTAGTTTTATTGAACGATATGAACGACAGGAAAGAAAACTATTAGAAGTTGAAACAAAGAAACATTATTTTGTGAATTGGCGTGATATTAGTAATCAAATCGCGCTTGGAACGATTGTGATTTTGTCAATTTACTGGGCGAATGGGCTATCTCTTAGAGGTGAAATAGCGCCGACCTTCATTGCTGCTTTTGGACTCTTAATGCTATCGTTACTAGAATCCTTTCTTCCGATATCTGGAGCTATAAGTGAAACAACATCTTACAGGGATTCACTCAAACGCCTAGTTGTTATTAAGGGCAATAATTCCATAATAGTAGAGCCAGCTGACGTTCCTAAGGACTTGTCGGAAATTACGATTGATATTAAGGAGCTCACATTTGGCTACTCTGAAAATGTATTATTGGACAATTTTAACCTAAAGATTAGGCAGGGTGAAAAAATAGCGATTATAGGACGAAGTGGTTCAGGGAAATCTACGCTTTTGAAGCTATTGCAGGGAGCACTCATTCCAGATAGCGGGGAAATAAAGCTAAATGGACAGGATTCACATCTGCTAGAAACCATGATTCCGAGAATAATGGCTGTTCTAAACCAAAAAGCCTATCTATTTAAAACCTCTGTAATCAATAATATTCGCCTTGGCAATCCGGACGCTACCGAAGAAGAAGTATTCAAGGCTGCAAGAATGGTGCAATTAAATGACATGATTATGCAATTGCCAAAAGGGTATGAAACGAATATGCTGGAAACTGGACAGCGCTTTTCCGGTGGTGAACGCCAGAGAATCGCCTTGGCACGAATCTTGCTGCAAGAAACACCAGTGGTGATCCTGGATGAACCAACGGTGGGACTCGATTCAATCACCGAAGCAAAACTATTAAATACCATTTTCGAAACATTAGACGGCAAAACGATAATCTGGGTAACACATCATTTAATCGGTGTGGAAAAAATGGATCGCATCCTATTCCTTGAGGAAGGGAAAATTGTTATGGAAGGAACCCATAATCAGTTACTTAAAAATGAAGCTAGATATCAGCGTCTGTATGCTCTTGACTGTCCTCTTTCCATCAATGAATAA
- a CDS encoding zinc-finger domain-containing protein: MKNFNRKELFTNVETLMSQYCNGCLLHQHFKEEGGRRFAHRFCISQCTVGEKLQEYGKKLI; the protein is encoded by the coding sequence GTGAAGAATTTTAATAGGAAAGAACTGTTTACAAATGTTGAAACTCTAATGAGTCAGTACTGTAATGGCTGCCTTTTACACCAACATTTTAAAGAAGAAGGCGGCAGGAGATTTGCGCACCGTTTCTGTATCTCGCAATGTACTGTCGGGGAGAAACTGCAGGAGTATGGAAAAAAATTAATATAA